The Nocardia arthritidis genome has a window encoding:
- a CDS encoding flavodoxin domain-containing protein: MRVVILFGTELGTSEKVAEAIADELTTHDVSVYDMTDYAVDDLDIRDFHIIVCSTYGDGDLPTGAEPFFAELDAQAPDLTGLRFAVFGLGDSVYGDTFNRGGEIAAEKLAERGAIQLGEHARHDASTALRATDMARTWVADLPIPDLLTA, encoded by the coding sequence GTGCGCGTCGTCATCTTGTTCGGAACCGAGCTGGGTACCTCGGAAAAGGTCGCCGAAGCCATCGCCGACGAACTGACCACCCACGACGTATCCGTCTACGACATGACCGATTACGCCGTCGACGATCTCGACATCCGCGACTTCCACATCATCGTCTGCTCCACCTACGGCGACGGCGACCTGCCCACCGGCGCCGAACCGTTCTTCGCCGAGCTCGACGCGCAGGCCCCCGACCTGACCGGCCTGCGGTTCGCCGTCTTCGGCCTCGGCGACAGCGTCTACGGCGACACCTTCAACCGCGGCGGCGAAATCGCCGCGGAAAAGCTCGCCGAACGCGGCGCGATCCAGCTCGGCGAGCATGCGCGCCACGACGCGTCCACCGCCCTCCGCGCCACCGATATGGCCCGGACCTGGGTCGCGGACCTGCCGATTCCGGATCTGCTCACCGCCTGA
- a CDS encoding alpha/beta hydrolase has translation MRRLTFRRLVLAAVVAAVSVGVGGNSASADPNPVSTSAKSPDGSYVERVEVKDDRNVRLYIHSAAMDAAIPLDVLRPADTSVPRPTLYLLNGAGGGVDDASWQKNTDALTFLSDKNINVVQVIGGQWSFYTDWLKDDPVLGPNKWKTYIAEELPPLVNAALGTNGVNAIAGLSMSGTSVLNFAIAKPGLWRSAAVYSGIAQTSDPIGQRMVKATVETWGGGDTTNMWGPTNSPLWAANDPILNAEKLRGTNLFVSTGSGIPGAYDVPGNKFRMEAPIDTPKVVALGAIIEMGVNWSTHNLQNRLNQLDIPGTFVYRDTGTHSWGYWQDDLHTSWPVLAQGLYSAP, from the coding sequence GTGCGTCGTCTGACCTTCAGGCGTTTGGTGCTGGCCGCGGTGGTGGCCGCCGTATCCGTCGGCGTCGGCGGTAATTCCGCGTCGGCGGATCCGAATCCGGTTTCCACATCGGCGAAATCGCCGGACGGCTCGTATGTCGAGCGGGTCGAGGTGAAGGACGACCGCAATGTCCGCCTCTACATCCATTCCGCCGCAATGGATGCCGCGATCCCCCTCGATGTGCTGCGTCCGGCCGACACCTCGGTGCCGCGGCCGACGCTGTACCTGCTCAACGGTGCGGGCGGCGGCGTCGACGACGCGTCGTGGCAGAAGAACACCGATGCGCTGACCTTCCTGTCGGACAAGAACATCAATGTCGTGCAGGTGATCGGCGGCCAGTGGAGTTTCTACACCGACTGGCTGAAGGACGATCCGGTACTCGGTCCCAACAAGTGGAAAACCTATATCGCCGAGGAACTTCCGCCGCTGGTGAACGCGGCGCTCGGCACCAATGGTGTGAACGCCATCGCGGGGCTTTCGATGTCGGGCACCTCGGTGCTGAACTTCGCGATCGCCAAGCCCGGACTGTGGCGCAGCGCGGCGGTGTACAGCGGTATCGCGCAGACCAGCGACCCGATCGGCCAGCGCATGGTGAAGGCCACCGTCGAGACCTGGGGCGGCGGTGACACCACGAATATGTGGGGCCCGACGAACAGCCCGCTGTGGGCCGCGAACGATCCCATCTTGAACGCCGAAAAGCTGCGCGGCACAAACCTGTTCGTCTCCACCGGCAGCGGCATCCCCGGTGCGTACGATGTGCCGGGCAACAAGTTCCGCATGGAGGCGCCGATCGATACGCCGAAAGTCGTTGCGCTGGGCGCGATCATCGAAATGGGGGTGAACTGGTCGACGCACAACCTGCAGAACCGGCTGAATCAGCTCGACATCCCGGGCACCTTCGTCTACCGCGATACCGGCACCCATTCCTGGGGTTACTGGCAGGACGACCTGCACACCTCGTGGCCGGTGCTCGCGCAGGGACTGTATTCCGCGCCGTAA
- a CDS encoding SDR family oxidoreductase encodes MTEQTILVTGGTGTLGTRVVPLLRAAGRPVRVLSRGARTGDGIEYVVGDLQTGAGVDAAVKGVDTIVHLAGDAKTDEQTTRTLLAAAAKAGVRHLVFIGVTAAERVDLGYFKAKLGAERAIEESGIPYTILRAAQFHDLVFKVIQALAKSPIVPDPRGIRMQPVETAEVATRLVELALAEPAGRVPDLAGPQVLEFGAMVRDYLRATGKRRLLLPIPLPGKVGRAYRAGANLTFETEGKRTWADYLAEHAAR; translated from the coding sequence ATGACTGAGCAGACGATTCTGGTAACCGGTGGAACCGGCACGCTGGGCACCCGGGTGGTGCCGCTGCTGCGCGCGGCGGGTCGACCGGTACGGGTGCTGAGCCGTGGCGCACGGACCGGCGACGGCATCGAATACGTGGTCGGCGACCTACAGACCGGCGCAGGTGTCGATGCCGCGGTAAAAGGCGTCGACACCATCGTGCACCTGGCGGGTGACGCCAAGACCGACGAGCAGACCACCCGCACTTTGCTGGCCGCCGCCGCGAAAGCCGGTGTGCGGCACCTGGTGTTCATCGGAGTAACCGCGGCCGAGCGCGTCGACCTCGGCTACTTCAAGGCGAAACTGGGCGCGGAACGGGCGATCGAGGAATCGGGTATTCCGTACACCATCCTGCGGGCGGCGCAATTCCACGATTTGGTGTTCAAAGTGATTCAGGCGCTCGCCAAGTCGCCGATCGTGCCGGATCCGCGCGGGATCCGGATGCAGCCGGTGGAGACGGCCGAGGTGGCAACGCGCCTGGTGGAATTGGCGCTGGCGGAACCGGCGGGCCGAGTGCCCGACCTGGCCGGACCGCAGGTGCTCGAATTCGGCGCGATGGTGCGGGATTATCTGCGTGCGACGGGCAAACGCCGTCTGCTGCTGCCGATTCCGTTGCCCGGCAAGGTGGGCAGGGCGTACCGGGCCGGCGCCAATCTGACCTTCGAGACCGAGGGAAAGCGCACGTGGGCGGACTATCTGGCCGAACATGCCGCGCGGTGA
- a CDS encoding phosphodiesterase, with amino-acid sequence MHISRVAEHPRPDHVLFHFSDTHLIAGDGELYDAVDADRRLRQLLAQARSSRISPTAIVITGDLTDRGEPDAYDKLRALVEPVARELGAPIVWVMGNHDDRATLRDRLLGERSSTAPFDRVHLIDGLRIIALDTTVPGHHYGEITDAQLSWLGEVLAEPAPFGTILAMHHPPVPCVLDLAVTVELRDQRRLADVLDGSDVRAILAGHLHFSTFATFAGVPVSVASATCYSQDLAVARGGLRGRDAAQAFNYVHIYPDTVVHSVVPIDQGPTVGTPATPEEAARKLAEEGIVIPPASRIPHVMRHREPTPESGDEAMR; translated from the coding sequence GTGCACATCTCCAGAGTCGCGGAGCATCCGCGGCCGGATCATGTTCTTTTCCACTTCAGCGACACCCATCTGATCGCCGGTGACGGTGAGCTGTACGACGCGGTCGACGCCGACCGGCGGCTGCGCCAGCTGCTGGCGCAGGCCCGGTCCAGCCGGATCAGCCCGACCGCGATCGTGATCACCGGCGATCTCACCGACCGGGGTGAGCCCGATGCGTACGACAAACTTCGTGCGCTGGTCGAGCCGGTCGCGCGGGAGTTGGGCGCGCCGATCGTGTGGGTCATGGGCAACCACGACGACCGCGCGACGCTGCGCGACCGACTACTCGGCGAACGGTCGTCCACCGCGCCGTTCGACCGGGTGCATCTGATCGACGGGCTGCGGATCATCGCGCTCGACACCACGGTGCCCGGCCACCACTACGGCGAAATCACCGACGCGCAGCTCTCCTGGCTTGGCGAGGTGCTGGCCGAACCGGCCCCGTTCGGGACCATCCTCGCCATGCACCACCCGCCGGTCCCCTGCGTGCTCGACCTCGCGGTTACCGTCGAGCTACGCGACCAGCGCCGCCTCGCCGACGTGCTCGACGGCAGCGATGTGCGCGCCATCCTGGCCGGGCATCTGCACTTCTCCACCTTCGCGACCTTCGCGGGCGTTCCGGTCTCGGTCGCCTCCGCCACCTGCTACAGCCAGGATCTCGCGGTGGCACGGGGCGGTCTGCGCGGCCGCGACGCCGCCCAGGCCTTCAACTATGTGCACATCTATCCCGATACCGTGGTGCACTCCGTTGTCCCGATCGATCAGGGCCCGACGGTCGGCACGCCGGCGACCCCGGAGGAAGCGGCCCGCAAATTGGCCGAGGAGGGCATCGTCATCCCGCCCGCGAGCCGTATCCCACATGTCATGCGGCACCGGGAGCCGACTCCGGAATCGGGTGACGAGGCGATGCGCTGA
- a CDS encoding TerD family protein produces MSVTLNKGGNVSLSKQAPNLTRVAVALGWDVRTTTGADYDLDASALATGPNLKVLSDSHFVFYNNLRSPEGTIEHTGDNLTGEGEGDDETINVDLGATPPNITNVFFAVSIHEADARGQSFGQVRNAYIRVIDSTTGQELARYDLSEDASTETAMVFGELYRHGAEWKFRAIGQGYASGLAGIARDYGVNV; encoded by the coding sequence GTGAGCGTCACACTGAACAAGGGCGGAAATGTATCGCTGTCCAAGCAGGCGCCCAATCTCACCCGGGTCGCGGTGGCACTCGGCTGGGATGTGCGCACCACCACGGGCGCGGACTACGATCTCGATGCCAGCGCGCTGGCTACCGGGCCGAATCTGAAAGTGTTGTCGGACAGCCATTTCGTGTTCTACAACAACCTGCGCTCCCCCGAAGGCACCATCGAACACACCGGTGACAATCTGACCGGCGAAGGTGAGGGCGACGACGAAACCATCAACGTCGACCTCGGCGCGACGCCGCCGAATATCACCAATGTCTTCTTCGCGGTCTCCATTCACGAGGCCGACGCCCGCGGCCAGTCGTTCGGTCAGGTGCGCAACGCGTATATCCGCGTCATCGATTCCACCACCGGCCAGGAACTGGCCCGCTACGACCTCAGCGAGGACGCGTCCACCGAAACCGCGATGGTGTTCGGCGAGCTGTACCGGCATGGGGCGGAGTGGAAATTCCGCGCCATCGGTCAGGGTTACGCCTCCGGACTTGCCGGTATCGCCCGGGATTACGGCGTCAACGTCTAG
- a CDS encoding MATE family efflux transporter yields MILSTFHGDGRRLAGLATPIALTQLAQIAVSTTNVALMGTLGVREVAAGGLAMVLFNQIRTMCVGLITGTGNQIATATSSAGKRGVSADREIRDIVRSSFVIATLAGILGGAILIGLGWSLQWLGQDAGVLADARPLMVALAPGLLPCLWFQVLRQYTVGMQRPQALLLVTLGSVALNLLLALAFIRGWAGLPELGLTGIGVATSLVFLITFAVFLAMIRRDAKLGATLPIRPWPRDTATIRAELKLGTPIALTYGSEAGMFSVLALVMGSIGPAALAAHNVVYQIIYIVFQVAIGLSHGASILVSHAVARDESAHARALAWLALRAAALVAVLTGVVYVVAPDWVLLPFLHSTDSDTIQVAHTLLLIGIVLQFFDAAQNIGTGLLRGLKATNAGFRLSLIGYWCVGLPVALLLAFPAGLGAAGVWWGLTAGLAATAVLMVRRYFTLLGEMDRARVAVAADSELSPA; encoded by the coding sequence ATGATCCTCTCGACGTTCCACGGCGACGGACGGCGCCTGGCCGGGCTCGCCACACCCATTGCGCTCACTCAGCTGGCCCAGATCGCGGTGTCCACCACCAATGTCGCGCTGATGGGCACGCTCGGCGTGCGCGAGGTCGCGGCGGGCGGGCTGGCGATGGTGCTGTTCAACCAGATTCGCACCATGTGCGTCGGATTGATCACCGGCACCGGCAATCAGATCGCCACCGCGACGAGTTCCGCTGGCAAGCGCGGCGTTTCGGCCGACCGGGAGATCCGGGACATCGTGCGATCCAGCTTCGTCATCGCGACGCTCGCCGGAATACTCGGCGGCGCAATCCTTATCGGCCTCGGCTGGTCGCTGCAGTGGCTCGGTCAGGACGCGGGCGTGCTCGCCGACGCCCGCCCGCTGATGGTGGCCCTCGCACCCGGCCTGCTGCCCTGTCTGTGGTTCCAGGTGCTGCGCCAATACACCGTCGGCATGCAGCGCCCGCAGGCCCTGCTGCTGGTGACGCTCGGCTCGGTGGCGCTGAATCTGCTGCTGGCCCTTGCCTTTATCCGCGGCTGGGCCGGATTGCCCGAGCTCGGGCTCACCGGAATCGGCGTCGCCACCTCACTGGTCTTCCTGATCACCTTCGCCGTCTTCCTGGCCATGATCCGCCGGGACGCGAAACTCGGTGCGACACTGCCGATCCGGCCGTGGCCAAGGGATACCGCCACCATCCGCGCCGAATTGAAGCTCGGCACGCCGATCGCGCTCACCTACGGTTCCGAGGCCGGCATGTTCTCGGTGCTCGCGCTGGTGATGGGCAGTATCGGGCCCGCGGCGCTGGCCGCGCACAACGTGGTGTATCAGATCATCTACATCGTCTTCCAGGTCGCGATCGGCCTGTCGCACGGTGCATCGATCCTGGTCAGCCATGCCGTGGCCAGGGACGAATCCGCGCACGCGCGCGCACTGGCCTGGCTCGCGCTGCGCGCCGCCGCACTCGTCGCGGTGCTCACCGGCGTGGTCTACGTCGTCGCACCCGATTGGGTGCTGCTGCCGTTCCTGCATTCGACCGACTCCGACACCATTCAGGTCGCGCACACCCTGCTGTTGATCGGCATCGTGCTCCAATTCTTCGATGCCGCACAGAACATCGGCACCGGATTGCTGCGCGGGCTGAAGGCGACGAACGCCGGTTTCCGGCTGTCGCTCATCGGCTACTGGTGCGTCGGCCTGCCCGTCGCCCTGCTGCTCGCCTTCCCCGCCGGGCTCGGCGCGGCGGGCGTCTGGTGGGGTCTCACCGCCGGGCTGGCCGCGACGGCGGTGCTCATGGTGCGGCGGTACTTCACTTTGCTCGGCGAGATGGACCGGGCGCGCGTCGCGGTCGCCGCCGACAGCGAGCTGAGTCCGGCCTGA
- a CDS encoding stealth family protein, which produces MGAVDSGMVDMVSRPVARNLAVSAAMIDDLGYLRAELAAAEVSFLLVRDIGHRLVLAANAAQAGMVRRVLKSAVVAGFSCNDVQHNVFRLGRDADPAHHVDVELWEYHGDTVSCPRPNALTRTVFDLADVEFTEVLLFDRRWPTLVDMFAPQATDVGFDIDIVFSWVDGTDPEFRARRAGMLDGVVVGEGDDADARIRQIDELKYALRSVHKNAPWLRRIFIATDSAVPEWLSDHPQVTVVRAVDHFSDTSGLPVFNSHAVESQLQHIDGLSEHFLYSNDDMFFARPVRPSMFFTPGGVSRFIEAGTRIGPGRNNERRSGFENAARVNRELLAARFGHVITRHLEHTPAPLRRSVLLEMEEEFAADFARTRASRFRAATDISVTNSLYHYYALLTGRAVPQESARMRYVDTTSRSGLALLPGLAKRRDVDFFCLNDGSFPEVPEAERTQAVSEFLRRYFPDPAPWERVSASPRHPIPESAPGAA; this is translated from the coding sequence ATGGGTGCGGTGGATTCGGGCATGGTGGATATGGTTTCCCGCCCGGTGGCCCGGAACCTGGCGGTTTCCGCGGCGATGATCGATGACCTCGGCTACCTGCGCGCCGAATTGGCGGCGGCCGAGGTGTCATTCCTGCTGGTGCGCGATATCGGGCACCGCCTGGTGCTGGCCGCGAACGCGGCGCAGGCGGGCATGGTGCGGCGCGTGCTGAAGTCGGCGGTCGTCGCCGGATTCAGCTGTAACGACGTGCAGCACAACGTATTCCGGCTCGGCCGCGATGCCGATCCGGCGCATCACGTCGATGTGGAACTGTGGGAGTACCACGGCGACACGGTGTCGTGCCCGCGACCGAACGCGTTGACGCGCACCGTATTCGACCTCGCCGACGTGGAATTCACCGAGGTGCTGCTGTTCGACCGGCGCTGGCCGACGCTGGTGGATATGTTCGCACCGCAGGCGACCGATGTCGGCTTCGATATCGATATCGTGTTCTCCTGGGTGGACGGCACCGATCCCGAATTCCGCGCGCGCCGTGCGGGAATGCTCGACGGTGTCGTGGTCGGCGAGGGTGACGACGCTGACGCGCGGATCCGGCAGATCGACGAGTTGAAGTATGCGCTGCGCTCGGTGCACAAGAACGCGCCGTGGCTGCGGCGTATCTTCATCGCGACGGATTCGGCTGTGCCGGAATGGCTTTCGGATCATCCGCAGGTCACTGTCGTCCGTGCGGTCGATCACTTCAGCGACACATCCGGGCTGCCGGTGTTCAATTCCCATGCGGTGGAATCCCAACTGCAGCACATCGACGGGCTCAGCGAACATTTCCTGTACTCCAACGACGATATGTTCTTCGCCAGGCCGGTGCGCCCGTCGATGTTCTTCACCCCCGGCGGGGTGAGTCGCTTCATCGAGGCGGGCACCCGGATCGGGCCGGGCCGTAACAACGAGCGGCGCAGCGGATTCGAGAATGCCGCGCGGGTGAATCGGGAACTGCTCGCCGCGCGCTTCGGGCACGTCATCACCAGGCATCTGGAACATACGCCTGCTCCGTTGCGGCGCAGCGTCTTACTGGAGATGGAGGAGGAGTTCGCCGCCGATTTCGCCCGGACCCGGGCGAGTCGGTTCCGCGCCGCGACGGATATCTCCGTCACCAATTCGCTGTACCACTACTACGCGCTGCTCACCGGCCGCGCGGTACCACAGGAGTCGGCGCGGATGCGGTACGTGGACACCACCAGCCGCAGTGGGCTCGCGCTGCTGCCCGGACTGGCCAAGCGCCGCGACGTCGACTTCTTCTGCCTCAACGACGGGAGCTTCCCCGAGGTGCCGGAAGCCGAACGGACGCAGGCGGTTTCGGAGTTCCTGCGCCGCTACTTCCCGGATCCGGCGCCGTGGGAGCGGGTCAGCGCATCGCCTCGTCACCCGATTCCGGAGTCGGCTCCCGGTGCCGCATGA
- a CDS encoding DUF6891 domain-containing protein has protein sequence MLVFEHGDGGIEALERFARQLIIPGFLPLDSVLEYVAEWIADGGRIPLAQAEAATRRIWRERLAEQRNWTEPGDYNRLLLAYADLESQGILARMNFTCCKQCATTEIDFERTAHPNPPDWYRYREWAYVYFHQQDGDRLAEDNPELLFGYSAFRLLPGTPAEIYRRIAAGDRQLEDEVGLRTDTEVGRRIVAAFTRQGLRVSWGGDPDTRIGVRIDAWRKPLPEFDE, from the coding sequence ATGCTGGTCTTCGAGCACGGCGACGGCGGTATCGAAGCTCTGGAGCGGTTCGCGCGGCAGCTGATAATCCCCGGCTTCCTACCGCTGGACAGCGTGCTGGAATACGTCGCCGAATGGATCGCGGACGGCGGCCGAATTCCCTTGGCGCAGGCCGAGGCAGCCACCCGGCGCATCTGGCGGGAGCGGCTGGCCGAACAGCGGAACTGGACCGAGCCCGGCGATTACAACCGGTTACTGCTCGCCTATGCCGATCTGGAAAGCCAGGGAATTCTGGCCCGAATGAATTTCACCTGCTGCAAACAGTGTGCGACGACCGAGATAGATTTCGAGCGCACCGCGCACCCGAATCCGCCGGACTGGTATCGCTATCGCGAATGGGCGTATGTCTACTTCCATCAGCAAGATGGTGACCGGCTGGCCGAGGATAATCCCGAACTGCTTTTCGGATACAGCGCGTTCCGGCTGCTTCCCGGCACCCCGGCCGAGATTTATCGGCGGATCGCCGCGGGCGATCGGCAACTGGAGGACGAGGTGGGCTTGCGCACCGATACCGAGGTCGGGCGGCGCATTGTCGCCGCGTTCACCCGTCAGGGGTTGCGGGTGAGCTGGGGTGGGGATCCGGACACTCGCATCGGTGTCCGGATCGACGCGTGGCGCAAACCGCTGCCCGAATTCGACGAGTGA